The following proteins come from a genomic window of Aspergillus oryzae RIB40 DNA, chromosome 4:
- a CDS encoding Zn(II)2Cys6 transcription factor domain-containing protein (predicted protein): MATQVGKRTNSLAFARADCHTCTSRGQKCDRQRPHCTTCISHGRKCGGFATPLSWDHRRTRKRALASHDDSGEDAAVTTPKIGNGQIGKDPPRHFRFVQGGKRDRKRRKVVQPRTTAHAEIEAKAVNPPQPVDVVHNEVSPHGDDESSIDLAALAQSEHLFDPPDGLEDAFQDGLSFISSDMGPVEGLVSTLRAPTLEAVNGAGPGPSQPLGNQHEALLQMCMMWALRKL, translated from the exons ATGGCTACCCAAGTGGGCAAGAGAACCAACTCCTTGGCCTTTGCCCGTGCCGATTGCCATACGTGCACCTCAAGGGGCCAAAAGTGTGATCGCCAACGACCACACTGCACTACCTGCATCAGTCACGGTCGTAAATGTGGTGGTTTTGCAACACCCCTCTCTTGGGATCATAGACGCACGCGCAAAAGGGCTCTAGCCAGCCATGATGATTCGGGGGAGGATGCAGCCGTTACAACTCCCAAGATAGGAAATGGTCAGATAGGCAAAGACCCTCCGAGGCATTTTAGGTTTGTAcagggagggaaaagagatcGGAAACGTCGGAAAGTGGTTCAGCCACGAACTACCGCGCATGCGGAGATCGAGGCAAAGGCAGTCAATCCCCCGCAGCCGGTAGATGTTGTCCATAACGAAGTTTCTCCacatggcgatgatgaatccTCAATTGATCTGGCGGCTCTTGCTCAGTCGGAGCATTTGTTTGACCCCCCTGATG GGCTAGAGGACGCATTCCAGGATGGGCtgtccttcatctcctcggATATGGGCCCTGTGGAAGGATTAGTATCAACATTACGCGCACCCACTTTGGAGGCTGTAAATGGAGCTGGACCGGGCCCAAGCCAACCGCTAGGAAATCAGCATGAGGCACTGTTGCAAATGTGTATGATGTGGGCCCTCCGAAAGCTATGA
- a CDS encoding uncharacterized protein (predicted protein) has protein sequence MEWLTFNLNPIVQIEEQLRSWMHPSFAAPSYNQTNPSVDDGTRTHPLDEDTVHAHQDRHHCAEAWRHALLLYIDRLFRWDRSQIRPLSIPCLARLTLNHVKCCRRTSQTQKQLLLPVFLAGSETGDEEMRDMARGYCRWWSERSRYNMFQSVPVLLEDIWNGDTWWGDVVDEKTKGASSAEGSNVQFLFG, from the coding sequence ATGGAATGGCTCACCTTCAACCTAAACCCCATTGTCCAAATTGAAGAGCAACTTCGATCCTGGATGCACCCTTCCTTCGCAGCACCGTCCTATAACCAGACCAACCCtagtgttgatgatggtacTCGCACTCACCCACTCGACGAAGACACGGTTCACGCGCACCAAGACCGCCATCATTGTGCCGAGGCATGGCGACATGCTCTCCTGCTCTATATTGATAGATTATTCAGATGGGATCGAAGTCAGATTCGACCGTTGTCTATTCCTTGTCTTGCCAGATTGACTCTCAACCATGTCAAGTGTTGTAGGCGGACTTCTCAGACGCAGAAGCAGTTATTGTTACCTGTCTTTTTAGCTGGTAGCGAGACGGGGGATGAGGAGATGCGGGATATGGCTAGGGGATATTGTCGGTGGTGGAGTGAACGCAGTAGATATAATATGTTCCAATCTGTGCCAGTGTTactggaggatatctggaACGGAGATACATGGTGGGGAGATGTGGTCGATGAGAAGACTAAAGGGGCGTCGTCGGCGGAGGGGTCTAATGtgcagtttctttttgggtaG